From a region of the Roseivirga sp. 4D4 genome:
- a CDS encoding c-type cytochrome: protein MIKKLKNKLTNVMIHKLKAFVPLALIVLISACTAKGDNPGLEYAPQMYHSVPYEPLTQIVDEDRGEWLSNREDGKGEFYNSNPNNPYAQNVRIPVAGTVRRTSNNILPYRLEKDQLAEAALIENPFPASPEVQAEGKRLYTEYCQHCHGADGKGQGKVGVVYAGVPSYSAPNKKDLPQGHIFHVITHGYNRMWPHASQISEERRWKIARYVQQLQQQ from the coding sequence ATGATAAAAAAGTTGAAGAATAAGCTGACTAACGTTATGATCCATAAATTAAAAGCTTTCGTTCCCCTCGCATTGATTGTTCTCATCAGTGCCTGTACCGCAAAGGGTGACAACCCAGGTTTAGAATATGCTCCGCAAATGTATCACTCAGTTCCTTACGAGCCTTTGACTCAGATTGTTGATGAAGACAGAGGCGAATGGTTGAGTAATAGGGAAGATGGAAAAGGAGAATTTTATAATTCTAACCCAAACAATCCCTATGCACAAAATGTCAGAATACCAGTAGCAGGAACAGTGAGAAGAACGAGTAACAACATACTACCTTATAGATTGGAGAAAGATCAATTGGCGGAAGCAGCATTGATCGAAAATCCATTCCCAGCAAGTCCTGAGGTTCAGGCTGAAGGTAAAAGGTTGTATACAGAATATTGTCAGCACTGTCATGGAGCAGATGGCAAGGGACAAGGTAAAGTTGGCGTAGTATACGCGGGTGTACCATCTTATTCAGCCCCAAACAAGAAAGATTTACCTCAAGGGCACATCTTTCACGTGATTACTCATGGATATAATCGTATGTGGCCTCATGCTTCGCAAATCAGCGAAGAGAGACGTTGGAAAATCGCAAGGTATGTTCAACAATTACAGCAACAGTAA
- a CDS encoding DUF3341 domain-containing protein, translated as MSDSKDFILGVYDDEDVLLKAVGKIRGAGIKIDEVYSPFPVHGLDDELGYKKSRLPIAAFMFGILGTTLALTMQIWMLGIDWPMIIGGKNHVALPDFVPVTFELTVLLAAFGMVGTFLVASDLKPWKDPKLLDIRITDDKHIMAIDLGQNKAVDASKIGSALKDSGAIEVNDKKVEE; from the coding sequence ATGAGTGATTCTAAAGACTTTATCCTAGGTGTTTACGATGACGAAGACGTATTGCTGAAAGCAGTAGGTAAGATTCGTGGTGCTGGTATTAAAATAGACGAAGTATATAGCCCATTTCCGGTTCACGGACTAGATGATGAGTTAGGCTACAAAAAGTCAAGGCTTCCAATTGCCGCATTCATGTTCGGTATTTTGGGAACTACGCTTGCCTTAACCATGCAGATTTGGATGCTTGGTATTGACTGGCCAATGATTATTGGTGGTAAAAACCATGTAGCTCTTCCAGATTTCGTACCGGTTACTTTTGAGCTAACGGTATTACTTGCCGCCTTCGGTATGGTAGGTACATTCTTGGTTGCAAGTGATTTGAAACCATGGAAAGACCCTAAGTTGCTTGATATCAGAATTACTGATGACAAACACATTATGGCGATCGATTTAGGCCAAAACAAAGCGGTTGATGCTTCTAAAATTGGCAGCGCGCTTAAAGATTCAGGTGCAATCGAAGTGAATGATAAAAAAGTTGAAGAATAA
- the nrfD gene encoding NrfD/PsrC family molybdoenzyme membrane anchor subunit, with product MQVTSPVRKPLITGGKTVHDVTEDICRQVEAKPSKLWLMAFGISVVTLAIGFLAVAATLWEGIGMWGLNKTVGWAWDITNFVWWVGIGHAGTLISAVLLLFRQKWRMAINRASEAMTIFAVICAAMFPVLHMGRPWLGAYWALPLPNTFGSLWVNFNSPLLWDVFAISTYFSVSLVFWYLGLVPDFATIRDRASGIRKKIYGALSLGWDGAAKTWSRYESVSLILAGLATPLVLSVHTIVSFDFATSVIPGWHTTIFPPYFVAGAIFSGFAMVLTLMIVTRQVFKLHDYITIEHIELMNIVIIVTGSIVGIAYITEFFIAWYSGVPAEQYAFFNRMQGPYWWAYWSMMTCNVISPQLFWSKKIRTSIAATFIISIIVNIGMWFERFVIIVTSLHRDYLPSSWAMFYPTIYDMGVYLFTFGLFFTAFFLFAKFFPVINMAEVKSIVKSSSEKTA from the coding sequence ATGCAGGTTACTTCACCCGTAAGAAAACCTTTAATCACAGGCGGTAAAACCGTTCATGATGTCACCGAAGACATCTGTCGCCAGGTTGAAGCTAAGCCTTCAAAACTGTGGTTGATGGCCTTCGGAATATCCGTGGTTACATTGGCTATAGGATTCCTTGCTGTTGCCGCTACCCTTTGGGAGGGCATTGGCATGTGGGGTCTTAATAAAACAGTAGGCTGGGCATGGGATATCACCAACTTCGTATGGTGGGTAGGTATTGGTCACGCAGGAACGCTTATTTCTGCAGTACTATTACTCTTCCGTCAGAAGTGGAGAATGGCCATTAACAGAGCATCTGAGGCAATGACAATCTTTGCTGTAATATGTGCTGCTATGTTCCCGGTACTTCACATGGGTAGACCATGGCTAGGAGCTTACTGGGCACTACCATTACCAAATACCTTCGGTTCGTTGTGGGTAAACTTTAACTCTCCTTTATTGTGGGACGTTTTCGCGATCTCAACTTACTTCTCTGTATCTCTTGTTTTCTGGTACCTCGGTTTAGTACCTGATTTCGCAACAATTCGGGATAGAGCTTCTGGTATTAGAAAGAAAATTTATGGTGCACTTTCATTAGGATGGGATGGAGCTGCTAAAACCTGGTCTAGATATGAGTCGGTTTCTCTTATCTTGGCAGGTCTTGCGACACCACTTGTACTTTCAGTACACACCATCGTATCCTTTGACTTTGCTACCTCAGTAATTCCTGGATGGCACACCACAATCTTCCCTCCATACTTTGTAGCTGGAGCGATTTTCTCGGGTTTTGCCATGGTATTGACGCTAATGATCGTCACCAGACAGGTATTCAAACTTCACGACTATATCACTATCGAGCATATCGAATTAATGAACATTGTAATCATTGTTACGGGTTCGATTGTAGGTATCGCTTATATCACAGAGTTTTTCATCGCATGGTACTCAGGAGTTCCGGCTGAACAATATGCATTCTTTAACAGGATGCAAGGGCCTTACTGGTGGGCATACTGGTCGATGATGACTTGTAACGTGATTTCACCACAACTCTTCTGGTCTAAGAAAATCAGAACGAGTATTGCTGCCACGTTCATCATTTCAATTATTGTGAACATTGGTATGTGGTTCGAAAGGTTTGTAATTATTGTGACTTCGCTTCACAGAGATTACCTGCCTTCTTCATGGGCTATGTTCTATCCAACCATTTATGACATGGGTGTTTACTTGTTCACCTTCGGATTGTTCTTCACAGCATTCTTCTTGTTCGCGAAGTTCTTCCCAGTGATCAACATGGCTGAAGTGAAAAGTATTGTTAAATCATCATCTGAAAAAACGGCTTAA